In Glycine max cultivar Williams 82 chromosome 10, Glycine_max_v4.0, whole genome shotgun sequence, the DNA window GCttaaaggaaccttgtgctgaaggacgtcgggacacaatgctctgataagatgtgacagtggggcataagttttatattaattgcataatgttagtctattttattttatctcactgatttaacaaaatatttttataaattttgacggccttgtttcgagccgaatatatttttttaataagttttaattgataatagtaaagtgaatgtgaatcttttactcgtgtgaatttggttacctatatttttttatatattttatttactttatatgTCAGGTAGAGAGTATCACATTATTTATTGCTAATCAAACAATACTCGTAATACAAACACTTAACTTACGTGTCCCTTAAAGTTTTGGAGGAAAAGTTTTGTCCCTTTTCCATTTTAAAGTTTTGTGCTTGGTGTATATTGCATTAAATGATAAAGGACAAAGGATATGTTACTTTTGGCGATAATAGAAAACCAAATAACGTGTTATTTATATAGacacattaaaaatttattattttttaaaaaatacactacaaaacatatattttaaaataaaaaaatataaatgtattttaataaacttGATGACTACTCTGAACCATTTGATTAAGTGACAGGTTACAATAATATCCCGATAATATAAAGAGTGTTGAATACTAAGaaagttataattaattagatttaattacatcaatccaattaaagtttttttttcacaacttatcttttattagaatttgataTAAGGATAAGAAATAATCCTTAAAATTAAtctcaattaaatgaattatattttagatatagtaacattaaataaaataaaatagcattaaataaaatagaactaatttaaattttcttatatttgatataaaaaaaattcttatatttgaCAACATGAGAGAGGAAGTATATAAATCCACATGCTTGAAGAAATAGCTCACTCTCTCCCACCACGTACAACCAAGATCCCTTGATTGAGTTGAGACTCTATCACAAAATGAATTCTTCAACACCATGTTCATTATTGTTCACCCTTTGCTTGATCCTTATAATTTCCCAGTCTCCTTTGCCAACAAATGCTAGAGCTCATGGTCATTACATGATTGGCCAAATTTGCAAGCAATTAACAAGGCAGGAGGACAAGATAAAATGCCCGATCATTCTGAGAGCAAATCCCAAAATCTTGCGTGCAAAAAACTATCTTGAATTTTCATCAGCGGTCCTGGAGTTAGGGATGCACAAGGGAATAGAAGGGCAGAAGTTTCTTAAGGGATTGGTGAAGGCAAAATCTTCTCCGGCCATTGCGGAATGTGCAAACTTTTGTTATGATGCGGTGGTTAACGGTTTCAAAGGTGCCATGAATGAGCTGAAAGATGATCCTATGACGGCTAACTATGATGCCGGTGTTGTTAGTGATGGACCTGCAACCTGTGAGAGAGCATTAGCTGATGAACATATTGTTGACCCTGCAATTTCTGCTCTTAACAACCGTATAATGTTGCTTAGCGCCATTGCATCCTACGCCATAGATAAACTTATTGCAAATTAACCTATGGTGTAGgattttctatttgttttagcatcttcTTTGGTGAggagtaaataataaaatcaaatagaaGTGTACTATTTTTTGTTCACTATTTCTTACCTATGTGTGGCATTTTGTTCTCTCATATAggtcttcattttctttttattgacttggTTTTTCTGTCAAATTAAACTTTGGCTGCGTGTGATTATCTGAGTGATTCTTAGTACCCATTGTCGGAAACAAgcaaccaaattttatgaactgACTTCTCATTTGAAGGTTCTTTTTTTCAATGATTTATATTCCAG includes these proteins:
- the LOC102667165 gene encoding uncharacterized protein, whose product is MNSSTPCSLLFTLCLILIISQSPLPTNARAHGHYMIGQICKQLTRQEDKIKCPIILRANPKILRAKNYLEFSSAVLELGMHKGIEGQKFLKGLVKAKSSPAIAECANFCYDAVVNGFKGAMNELKDDPMTANYDAGVVSDGPATCERALADEHIVDPAISALNNRIMLLSAIASYAIDKLIAN